One Patescibacteria group bacterium DNA window includes the following coding sequences:
- a CDS encoding carbohydrate binding domain-containing protein: MALRTVHKLTFGSVAALAVFVALSVYFSQVSFNASASKTANIVNGKVSACYSDIEVGQDNFDCADAGSSWCKPDGQIPGQCIGAAPSGATGIDCDTCRWALAGCSDDDYTTNCRYSSCTRDGGTKTCDKDSDAPSTCTTATRSWTAGITCPTDCTSSTQTFDYQYTCTTDGKKTKVYTSTAGSCRPSANVVEECDACNDTVGPSDAYTNCPWPQTCSNAQQSAGKAVVDCTVPSGTRCKPTNSGSTTFSSTAKRSREKSCCSLNNYNRTCSQGSTTEVSFPTVPSYTYSASRKSGTTCIDLPSTSLQTSCCSENVKSCTSWECRREGNGGKNKRTCKPYTCKEDNSGFTAGSSAEETGSSCSTASCESGDYLDTESVVVACPANKEPGSGAVEKWGKKKKNGVTCSGSDWVSERSVACCTQNKWACGYANSGNECSGKGGQTITQTCSETKCEAPQASTVTPINNTPEPSKASKFCPDENSSEKGGTLPGGADGNTLRYVSGGWSSNSFLKNTGGSIGIGVGSANPSNLFEISNAYNSSITTQTRITDVSSNPELQLQYAADSAFASNQHWSLYVQNKKSDGNAGDASLRIWGFGSDRVIIDKDGGVHATKFCTNVDTPGCTELTGGGGSLWEKVGATQDIGYSAGAVKVGSAGGLTLGEDKAAPTANTPGSLKFISAGDNTFFTSFIAGTQTGDVAYTLPTSVGSDGQFLKIGAQGALSWADTPRIPDLSQYHFNNIFSNGGFEGGKEQWDAEFGTETNFAITTSEWHTGLKSLHIKPRDSSRRFKNNRTPIKQNTPYSVIFWVKADSVVKNSVAEATIKSCAAINQPCSTEIKRIQMPTDATHGWRKISADTIIINNGNPEIELEFTFSHTAGNVFIDDIILTESPTAIGYSDSFIESSGYQSIYGRLGIGARPSSDNNPMLMVNPGQEIVSSGNVNLKVAKDSTIAELENYPGTGATPSVGDYIYVQSLGNTKGSIVTEGSSKSGNDPWKIRLAEPLPSASAIDEQFFIIRKLASFSGLGWNYSGNGGGDVSISGSGRIGIGTAAPAARLHVYGGQSWGANIRLDATDVLKQNPENSNSWFSNTAGSTWDLISTGGVASEGIKKFLIKDVSHNAVRLTIDDAGNVGIGTTAPASALHVAGATGLTLGEDKEATPPATNTAGTLKFISAGDNAFSTSFVAGTQIGNVSYTLPLALGTAGQFLKLKTVNGATSTLEWADRGGLGILNGLTDNEQLFAKADDTNVTLSIVSAAAAGTTKAAHTFALGWAGVLGASRGGTGLSLANATNGGTAGNLLRVKSNGTTPESWTWESWTPDYFSPSNPSGGTAGQFLQKTARGFAWAGEADPKVGTLTNSKWCTANNTVISCTADSPILTGTAQGQTLWWDNTTGAQKWVVDNKLTINSNGNVGIGTTDTKGAKFAVTHDAAATSGLFVYTSDKGTILSTTSIVADLLSKIGIIPVAQEQQPSAGGGGGTGTRVEAREGTGGTVTNSGTVASLPTPASGTPEATPTPTPTPTGQVALPIESAAPISAADQRFVITPSTPGTTIPTPPPSLLEQPDPVTAASAIATKSAFGMPDYVTITWSSSPNATSYKITRKTREAGSSSWSGQVLEDTTSPITDHTGTIKNIGDIQYTIAAINNAGETSIPVPVKLIESAGVQPTAAPGPTPLNTPAPPEPSSSTAPVPPPQTAPAAASTTPSAPTTLTPSNGSTTTGSSGGRAGGTVVSP, encoded by the coding sequence ATGGCACTACGCACAGTACACAAACTAACATTTGGAAGCGTGGCAGCGCTTGCGGTTTTTGTTGCACTTTCAGTATATTTCTCTCAAGTTTCGTTTAATGCATCTGCAAGTAAAACAGCAAATATTGTGAATGGAAAAGTGAGTGCTTGTTATTCGGATATTGAAGTTGGACAAGATAATTTTGATTGTGCAGACGCTGGAAGCAGTTGGTGTAAGCCCGATGGACAAATTCCCGGACAATGTATTGGAGCAGCTCCATCGGGAGCAACCGGTATTGATTGCGATACATGCAGATGGGCACTTGCAGGCTGCAGTGACGATGATTATACAACCAACTGCAGATATTCGAGTTGCACTCGCGATGGCGGCACAAAAACATGTGATAAAGATAGCGACGCACCATCAACGTGTACAACTGCCACGCGAAGCTGGACAGCAGGGATCACCTGTCCAACAGACTGTACGTCATCTACCCAAACATTTGATTATCAATATACGTGTACAACAGACGGCAAGAAGACCAAAGTCTATACCTCGACAGCAGGCAGTTGCAGACCTTCAGCAAACGTCGTGGAAGAATGCGATGCGTGCAATGATACGGTCGGACCGAGTGATGCTTATACAAACTGTCCATGGCCGCAAACATGCAGTAACGCGCAGCAATCGGCAGGGAAGGCCGTTGTTGATTGTACTGTTCCTTCGGGTACGCGCTGTAAGCCGACAAATTCCGGATCCACAACATTCAGCAGTACGGCAAAACGCTCGCGCGAAAAATCTTGCTGCAGTCTGAATAATTATAATCGAACATGTTCTCAGGGCTCAACAACAGAGGTGTCCTTTCCTACTGTGCCGAGCTATACATATTCTGCTTCACGAAAATCAGGAACTACATGTATAGACTTACCTTCAACATCACTGCAAACTTCCTGTTGTAGTGAAAATGTAAAATCATGTACGTCATGGGAATGTAGGCGCGAAGGAAACGGCGGAAAAAACAAGCGCACATGCAAGCCCTATACATGCAAGGAAGACAATAGTGGTTTTACGGCAGGGTCGAGCGCAGAAGAAACTGGATCAAGCTGTAGTACGGCAAGCTGTGAGTCGGGTGACTACCTTGATACTGAAAGCGTTGTAGTAGCTTGCCCGGCAAATAAGGAGCCTGGGAGTGGCGCCGTTGAGAAATGGGGAAAGAAGAAAAAAAATGGCGTTACCTGCAGTGGATCAGACTGGGTGAGCGAACGGTCTGTTGCGTGCTGTACGCAAAATAAATGGGCGTGCGGTTATGCTAATTCTGGCAATGAATGCAGTGGTAAAGGTGGTCAAACAATCACACAAACATGCTCTGAGACAAAATGTGAAGCGCCACAAGCGTCGACAGTAACGCCAATAAATAATACACCTGAACCATCTAAGGCATCAAAATTTTGTCCCGATGAAAATTCAAGCGAAAAAGGAGGAACGTTGCCAGGTGGTGCTGATGGGAATACTCTGCGTTATGTAAGCGGCGGTTGGAGCTCGAATAGCTTTCTAAAAAACACAGGCGGGAGTATTGGGATTGGCGTAGGATCAGCAAATCCAAGTAATTTATTTGAAATCAGCAATGCATACAATTCTAGTATAACTACTCAAACGAGAATTACAGACGTTTCCAGTAATCCCGAACTCCAACTCCAGTATGCTGCAGATAGCGCATTCGCATCCAATCAACACTGGTCGCTATATGTTCAGAATAAGAAATCAGACGGAAATGCGGGCGATGCAAGTCTGCGCATCTGGGGGTTTGGCTCTGACCGCGTTATTATTGATAAGGATGGCGGAGTGCATGCCACAAAATTCTGTACCAATGTAGATACACCCGGATGTACGGAATTGACCGGCGGCGGAGGGAGTCTGTGGGAAAAAGTCGGCGCAACTCAAGATATCGGCTATAGTGCAGGTGCCGTGAAGGTTGGATCCGCCGGCGGCCTAACATTAGGTGAAGATAAGGCAGCCCCTACGGCAAACACCCCCGGCTCTCTGAAGTTCATTTCTGCAGGCGATAATACTTTCTTTACATCCTTTATTGCCGGCACTCAGACTGGTGATGTAGCTTATACTCTGCCAACCTCAGTGGGATCAGACGGGCAATTTCTCAAGATTGGCGCTCAAGGCGCGCTCTCCTGGGCGGATACTCCCCGTATACCTGATTTATCACAGTACCATTTTAATAATATTTTCAGCAATGGAGGATTTGAAGGCGGCAAAGAACAGTGGGATGCTGAATTTGGAACTGAAACTAACTTTGCCATTACAACAAGTGAATGGCATACCGGATTAAAAAGTTTACATATAAAACCAAGAGACAGTAGCAGGCGTTTTAAAAACAACCGAACTCCCATTAAGCAAAACACTCCCTATTCGGTAATTTTTTGGGTAAAGGCGGACAGCGTTGTAAAAAATAGCGTTGCGGAAGCGACTATCAAGAGCTGTGCTGCTATCAATCAACCCTGTAGTACAGAGATTAAGCGCATTCAAATGCCAACCGATGCAACGCATGGCTGGAGAAAAATAAGCGCAGATACCATTATAATAAATAATGGAAATCCTGAAATCGAGCTTGAGTTTACATTCTCTCATACTGCAGGAAATGTATTTATTGATGACATTATACTAACCGAAAGCCCCACGGCAATCGGATATTCTGATAGTTTTATTGAATCATCGGGATATCAAAGTATTTATGGAAGGCTTGGCATTGGAGCGCGCCCAAGTAGTGATAACAACCCAATGCTTATGGTGAATCCGGGCCAAGAAATCGTCTCAAGCGGCAATGTAAACCTTAAAGTAGCAAAAGATTCAACTATAGCCGAATTGGAAAATTATCCTGGAACTGGCGCCACCCCCAGCGTAGGAGATTATATTTACGTTCAATCACTTGGAAATACAAAAGGGAGTATAGTGACTGAAGGCTCATCAAAAAGCGGCAACGACCCATGGAAAATAAGGCTTGCCGAGCCGCTCCCGAGCGCTAGCGCTATAGATGAGCAATTTTTTATCATCAGAAAACTGGCAAGTTTCAGCGGCCTCGGCTGGAATTATAGTGGAAATGGCGGCGGTGATGTTTCCATTTCCGGAAGCGGGCGGATCGGCATTGGAACTGCCGCCCCCGCTGCCCGACTCCATGTGTATGGAGGGCAATCGTGGGGAGCAAACATTCGTTTAGATGCAACAGATGTTCTTAAGCAAAACCCGGAAAACTCTAATAGTTGGTTTAGTAATACTGCGGGAAGCACATGGGATCTGATTTCAACCGGCGGAGTGGCGAGTGAGGGCATTAAAAAATTTCTTATCAAAGACGTATCGCATAACGCAGTCCGACTTACTATAGATGATGCGGGGAACGTTGGCATTGGGACGACGGCGCCCGCTTCCGCGCTACACGTGGCAGGCGCTACAGGCCTAACATTAGGCGAAGACAAAGAGGCAACCCCTCCGGCGACGAATACAGCCGGCACCCTGAAGTTTATTTCTGCAGGCGACAACGCATTTAGCACATCATTTGTTGCCGGTACTCAAATAGGTAATGTATCTTATACTCTTCCACTTGCGCTTGGTACAGCGGGACAGTTTTTAAAACTAAAAACAGTGAACGGCGCTACAAGTACTCTTGAGTGGGCCGATCGAGGAGGACTTGGCATCTTAAATGGACTTACTGATAATGAACAGCTTTTTGCCAAAGCAGATGATACTAATGTCACACTATCTATTGTATCCGCCGCAGCTGCAGGCACAACAAAAGCAGCGCACACATTTGCTCTTGGGTGGGCCGGCGTGCTTGGCGCTAGTAGAGGGGGTACGGGATTGTCGTTGGCTAATGCTACGAATGGTGGAACGGCAGGCAATTTGTTACGTGTAAAGAGTAATGGAACCACACCGGAAAGTTGGACATGGGAAAGTTGGACACCGGATTATTTTTCACCGTCAAATCCGTCTGGCGGAACAGCAGGACAATTCTTGCAAAAAACAGCAAGGGGTTTTGCATGGGCGGGCGAAGCTGATCCTAAAGTCGGTACATTAACAAATAGTAAATGGTGCACAGCGAACAATACAGTAATAAGCTGTACTGCAGATAGTCCTATTCTTACTGGCACGGCACAGGGGCAAACACTCTGGTGGGATAATACAACTGGTGCTCAAAAATGGGTTGTAGACAATAAACTAACTATCAATTCAAATGGCAATGTTGGCATAGGGACGACAGATACAAAAGGCGCAAAATTTGCCGTAACTCATGATGCAGCTGCAACAAGCGGGCTCTTTGTGTATACCTCTGATAAAGGCACCATACTCTCGACAACATCGATTGTCGCCGATCTCCTCTCCAAAATTGGCATCATTCCCGTCGCGCAAGAGCAACAACCATCTGCAGGCGGCGGAGGAGGAACAGGAACGAGAGTAGAAGCAAGGGAGGGCACAGGGGGCACTGTCACAAACTCGGGCACGGTGGCATCCCTTCCCACTCCTGCCTCAGGAACACCTGAAGCAACACCAACGCCAACGCCAACGCCAACAGGGCAAGTTGCATTACCGATAGAAAGTGCGGCGCCGATATCTGCTGCAGATCAACGATTTGTTATAACACCCTCAACGCCAGGAACCACCATTCCTACGCCGCCTCCTTCTCTTTTGGAACAACCAGATCCGGTGACTGCAGCTTCAGCAATTGCTACCAAATCCGCATTTGGTATGCCCG